The sequence TGGCCGGCGCGACCGACCTGGCCACCGCCCACACCCATCTGGAGCGCGCCTCCTCGCTCGCCCGGCACAGCCTCGGCGAGGCCCGCCGCTCCGTGCACAACCTCGCCCCCGTCGAACTGGCCGCCGCCGGGCTGCCGGAGGCGCTGAAGAAGCTGGTCGCCGACTGGGGCGAACGCACCGGCGCGCGGGCCGAGTTCACCGTCACCGGCACCGCCGAGTCGCTGCACGAGGAGGTCTCGGCGACGCTGCTGCGGATCGCCCAGGAGGCGCTGTCCAACGCGGCCCGGCACGCCCGCGCGAGGCGGCTCGGCGTCACGCTGACCTACCTGGGCGACGAGGTGATCCTGGACATCCGCGACGACGGCACCGGCTTCGACCCGGCCGCCGTCCCGGCCCGCACCCACGCGGGGGGCTTCGGCCTGGCGGGGATGCGGGCGCGCGCGGAGCGGATCGCGGGCAGCCTCGCCGTCGAGTCGGAACCGGGGCACGGCACCGCCGTGTCGGCTCGCGTACCGTTGGTCCGCGATGACCACTGACCCCCTCATCACGCTGCTGATCGTCGACGACCACCCGGTCGTCCGGGACGGTCTGCGCGGCATGTTCGAGTCCGCGTCCGGATCCGCGCCCGGCTTCCGGGTGCTCGGCGAGGCCGCGAGCGGTCCCGAGGCGGTCGCGCGGGCGGCCGAGCTGGACCCCGACGTGATCCTGATGGACCTGCGCATGCCCGGCGGTTCGGGCGTCGCCGCCATCCGCGAGCTGACCCGCCGGGGCGCCCGCGCCAAGGTCCTGGTCCTCACCACGTACGACACCGACTCCGACACCCTCCCCGCGATCGAGGCCGGTGCCACCGGCTACCTCCTCAAGGACGCCCCGCGCGACGAGCTGTTCACCGCCGTCCGCGCCGCGTCCGAGGGCCGTACCGTCCTCTCCCCCGCCGTCGCCTCCCGCCTCGTCCAGGCCGTCCGCACCCCCACCCCGGGCAACGAGCCCCTCTCCGCCCGCGAGCGCGAGGTCCTCGCCCTGGTGGCCAGGGGCACCTCCAACCGCGAGATCGCCCGCGAACTCTTCATCAGCGAGGCCACGGTGAAGACCCACCTCACCCACCTCTACACCAAGCTGGGCGCCAAGGACCGCGCGGCCGCGGTGGCGGCGGCGTACGACCGGGGGATCCTGGGCTGAGCCCCCGCCCACGCCCACATCCGCGCCCACCCCCACACCCGCGCCCTCGCCCTCGCCCGCCCGGCCGTTATCGATGGCTCCGTGCCCGGGACGTCGACACGGTCGGAGATTTCCGGTGGCGGCACGGCGGGTGAGGGCTCGATGGTCGACGCGTACGAGGATCCGGGGACACCGCGGACGCGGGGCGGCTGGTGGTACCTGTGGTGGGCGGTGGCCCGGCAGGGAGCGCGGCCGTGGGCGGCGGGCGGGCTGGGCACGGTGTGGATGGTGCTGCCGGCGGCGCTGCCGTACATGATGCAGCGGGCCGTGGACCAGGGGCTGCTGCCGGGACGCACCGGGGTACTGGCCGGCGTGGAGCGCGGCGATGTTCCTGGTGGGGGCGCTGACCGCCTGGCTGAGCAGTCCGCGGCACCGGACGATGACCCGGCTGCGCATGGACGCGAGTTTCCGCACGGGCAAGCCGGTCGTGGAGCAGGCGGTGCGGCTGGGGGCCGCTGTCGCGGCGGGCCGGGGCCGGGGGGTGGTGACGGTCGGGGTCGGCGATGTGGACGCCGTCTCGGACTCGCTCTCCATGGTCGGACCGGGCGTCGCCTCCATCGTGTCGTACGGGGTGATCGCCGGGCCGCTCGTCGCGGTCTCCGCGCCGCTCGCCCTGGTCGTCCTGCTCGTCCTGCCCGCCCGCGTCGTGCCGGCCGACCCGCACACCCTGATCCCGGGCGAGGCGACCGCCCTCCTCGATCCGACGACCGCCCGCCACACCGAACGCGCCCTCGCCGCCGTGCTGCGCGGCCGCGCCGTCATCGCCGTGGCCCACCGGCTGCGCACCGCCGACGACGCGGACCGCGTGGCGGTGATGGAGCACGGCCGGCCGGCCGAACCGGGCACCCATGACGAGCTGGTGGCGGCCGACGGCGCCTACGCGGCGCTGTGGCGGACCTGGCACGAGGACGCGGGGCGGCCGTGACCGATATCAAGCCACACACGGCACGCCCTCAAGAGACGAACGGAATACGGCGTTCCTGTAAACCGCCCGCCAAACCCCATGAAACGTAAGGTAGTTGGAGAGTGCACCTCACTCAGGTGTCACTTGTTCACACCACTGCAACATTTCCCCGTCCGTCACTTTCGAGCCAACATCACTTCAGGGTCATGACATGTACGCGCCCTGGGTGTCACTCTCTCTCCACGCCGCAAGCAGCACAGCAGCTTCACAGCGCACTACCCGGTCAGTAACCCCACGCTGGCCGGCCTCCCCCACGAAGGAGCTTGCGTGAGCCCCCTCTACGCGCGTCACAAGCGCACCACCCTGGCCATCTCCACCGCCGTCGCCGCCGGAGCGCTCATCTCCGCCGGTCTGGCCACCAGCGCCTCGGCCGCCCAGACCCCGGCCGCCGCCAAGCCGCTGGCCGCCGCGCCCGCCGCGCTGTCCGCCGCCGCCCACACCTCGCTGATCGAGCGGGCGCAGGCGGACGCCCCGGAGACCGCGCAGCAGATAGGTCTCGGCGCCAAGGAGAAGCTGGTCGTCAAGGACGTCGTGAAGGACGTCGACGGCACGGTCCACACCCGCTACGAGCGCACCTACGCGGGCCTGCCGGTCCTCGGTGGCGACCTGGTCGTCCACACCGCGAAGTCCGGCAGGACCGAGGGCGTCACCAAGGCGACCAAGGCCACCATCAAGGTCGCCTCGCTCACGCCCAAGCTCACCCCGGCCAAGGCCGAGAAGCAGGCCGTGTCCGCCGCCAAGAGCCTCGGCTCGGCCAAGTCCACCGCGGACGGCGCCCGCAAGGTGATCTGGGCCGGCTCCGGCACCCCGAAGCTCGCCTACGAGACGATCGTCGGCGGCCTCCAGGACGACGGCACCCCGAACCAGCTGCACGTCATCACCGACGCGGCCACGGGCAAGAAGCTCTTCGAGTACCAGGGCATCGAGAACGCGACCGGCACCGGCAAGACCCTGTACTCGGGCTCCGTGAGCCTGACCACCACCCAGTCGGGCTCGTCGTACCAGCTCACCGACGCCACCCGCGGCGGCCACAGCACCTACAACCTGGCGCACAAGACGTCGGGCAAGGGCACGCTGTTCACCGACGCGGACAACGTCTGGGGCACCGGCGCGGCCTCCAGCTCCACCACGGACCAGACGGCCGCCGCGGACGCCGCCTACGGCGCCCAGGAGACCTGGGACTTCTACAAGAGCACCTTCGGGCGCAGCGGCATCAAGAACAACGGTGTCGGCGCGTACTCCCGCGTGCACTACGGCAGCCAGTACGTGAACGCGTTCTGGGACGACAGCTGCTTCTGCATGACGTACGGCGACGGCGAGGGCAACAACCACCCGCTCACCGCGCTGGACGTGGCCGGCCACGAGATGAGCCACGGTGTCACCTCCAACACCGCGGGCCTCAACTACAGCGGCGAGTCCGGCGGTCTGAACGAGGCCACCTCGGACATCTTCGGCACCGGTGTGGAGTTCTTCGCGAACAACGCGTCCGACAAGGGCGACTACCTCATCGGCGAGAAGATCGACATCAACGGCGACGGCACCCCGCTGCGCTACATGGACAAGCCCAGCAAGGACGGCGGCTCGGCGGACTACTGGTCCTCCTCCGTCGGCAACCTGGACGTCCACTACTCGTCCGGCGTCGCCAACCACTTCTTCTACCTGCTGTCCGAGGGCAGCGGCGCGAAGACGATCAACGGGGTGTCGTACAACTCCCCGACGTCCAACGGCTCCACGGTCACCGGCATCGGCCGGGACAAGGCGCTCCAGATCTGGTACAAGGCGCTGACGACGTACTTCACGTCGACCACCAACTACAAGTCGGCCCGCACGGGCACGCTGTCCGCGGCGTCCGCCCTGTACGGCTCCTCCAGCGCCGAGTACAAGGCGGTGGCGGCGGCCTGGTCGGCGGTCAACGTCAACTGACCCCCGCGCGGCGGTGACGAGGGCAGGGTTGTGAAGAGGGCGGCACCCGGAGCGGATCTCCTCCGGGTGCCGCCCTACCCTTGTGCCCCATGTCCTCGGCACCCTTCACGTACGAACCGGTCGGAGCCACCCGCGACGACCTGTCCTTCTGCCCGCCCGGGTTCCGCCCGATGCTGGTGCGCACGCGTCTCGGCGAGGGCCAGCAGGTCTTCGGCCGGGCCGCCGAGGCGGTCCTCACCTGGGAGATGCACCGCGCGCTCGGCGTGGGCATAGACGCCGGCGCCGACCGCGCCGCCCCCGGCGTGGACGTCACGGTCACCCTCGCCGGCGTGGTCAGGGCGCCCTGCCGGATCATATGGACCGCCGAGGAACCCCGCCGCGCGGGCTGGGCCTACGGCACCCTGGAGAGCCACCCCGAATGCGGCGAGGAGGCCTTCCTGATCGACCGCACCGGCGACGGCACGGTCTGGCTCACCGTCGCCGCCTTCAGCAGACCGGCCAAGTGGTACGCGAAGGCGGGCGGCCCGGCGACCCGCGGCCTCCAGCACGCGTACGCGCGCCGCTGCGGGGCCGTCCTGAAGAGGATGTGCGCGGCGTACGACGCGGACTGAACCGGCGCCGGGCGCCGCCCCGGCGTCCCCTCCGGCTACCGCAGCAGCACCCCCGCCCCCTGACCCGCGTCCTCCGCGGGCAGTGCCACCACGCCCACCTCCGCCGCCGAGGCGAGCAGCCGGTGGACCGGGAGGATGCGGACCGTGCAGCCGTAGGGGCCGGTGCGGTCGAGGGAGAGCCGGCCCTCGTAGAGGCGGCGGCCCTCCAGGTCAGGGGTGCCGGCCGGTTTCAGCGGGACGACCGTGGCGTCGGTGATGCGGTCCTGCGCGTCCACCCGCCCGGAGACCGCCTGGACCTCGACGTCGTCGGGGCTCAGCGCGCCGAGCCCGACGCGCACCCGCAGCCCGATCGTCGTCCCCAGTTCCGCCGTGGCCGTCGTCTCGGTCGTCTCCACGTGGTCGACGCTCACCCCCTCCCAGGCGCCGCGCACCCGCGCCTTCCACCCGGCCAGCTCGGCCGCGGTGTCCGGGGTCAGCGCGCGGTGCGAGCGGGCGGCCGGGGTGTAGAGCCGCTCCACGTACTCGCGGACCATGCGCCCGGCCAGCACCTTGGGGCCGAGCAGGGTGAGGGTCTGGCGGACCATCTGGATCCAGCGATCGGGCAGCCCGCCCCGGCCGCGCTCGTAGAAGCGCGGGGCGATCCGCTGCTCCAGCAGCTCGTACAGGGCCGCCGCCTCGATGTCGTCGCGGCGCTCCGCGTCCGTGCCGGTGCCGTCCGCGGTCGGGATGGCCCAGCCGAAGTCCGGCCGGAACCACTCGTCCCACCAGCCGTCCCGCACCGAGAGGTTGAGGCAGCCGTTGAGCGCCGCCTTCATCCCGGAGGTGCCGCACGCCTCCAGCGGGCGCAGCGGGTTGTTGAGCCAGACGTCGCAGCCGGGGTAGAGCTTCTGCGCCATCGCCATGCCGTAGTCGGGCAGGAAGACGATCCGGTGCCGCACCCGGGCCTCGTCCGCGAACCGGACCAGCTCCTGCACCAGCCGCTTGCCGCTGTCGTCGGCCGGATGCGCCTTGCCCGCCACCACCAGCTGCACCGGCCGCTCGGGATGCAGCAGCAGCTCCCGCAGCCGGTCCCGGTCGCGGAGCATCAGGGTCAGCCGCTTGTACGACGGCACGCGCCGCGCGAACCCGATGGTGAGGACGTCCGGGTCGAGCACCCCGTCGATCCACCCCAACTCGGCGTTTCCGGCTCCGCGTTGGCGCCAGGACGCGGCGAGCCGCTCGCGCACCTCCAGCACCAGCTGTTCGCGCAGGGTGCGGCGCAGCTCCCAGATCTCCTGGTCCGGGATGTCCGCCACCGAGTCCCAGCGCTCGGAGCCGCCGACGGCGAGGGCGTCCTCGGCCCGCTGGGTGCCGATCTTCCGGGCGCCGAGCCCCAGCACCTCGGGGGCCACCCAGGTGGGGGCGTGCACCCCGTTGGTCACGGAGGTGATCGGCACCTCCTCGGTGTCGAACCCCGGCCACAGCCCGGCGAACATCTCCCGGCTGACCTGTCCGTGCAGCAGCGAGACCCCGTTGGCGCGCTGGGCCAGCCTGAGCCCCATCACGGCCATGTTGAACAGGTTCGGCTCGCCGCCCGGGTACGTCTCCATGCCGAGGGCGAGGATCCGGGGCGTCTCGATGCCGGGCAGTTCGGCGTCCGGGCCGAAGTGCCGGGCGACCAGGTCCCGTTCGAAGCGGTCGATACCGGCCGCGACCGGGGTGTGGGTGGTGAACACCGTGCCGCCGCGCACCGTTTCGAGGGCCGCGTCGAACTCCAGCCCCCGGGCGCACAGTTCGGCGATCCGCTCCAGGCCGAGGAAGCCCGCGTGCCCCTCGTTGGTGTGGAACACCTCCGGCTCCGGGTGCCCGGTGAGCCGGCAGTACGCGCGCACCGCCCGGACACCTCCTATGCCGAGCAGCATCTCCTGGAGCAGCCGGTGCTCGCTGCCGCCGCCGTAGAGCCGGTCGGTGACGGAGCGGGCGCCGAGGTCGTTCTCCTCCACGTCCGAGTCGAGCAGCAGCAGCGGCACCCGGCCGACCCGCGCCCGCCAGATCCGGGCGTGCAGGGCCCGCCCGCCGGGCAGCGCGAGGGAGATGCGCGCGGGCGTCCCGTCGGCCTCCGCCAACGGGGTGAGGGGCAGCTCGTTGGGGTCGAGCACCGGGTAGTGCTCCTGCTGCCAGCCGTCGCGGGAGAGGGTCTGCCGGAAGTACCCGTGCCGGTAGAGCAGTCCGACCCCGACGAGGGGGACGCCGAGGTCGCTGGCCGCCTTCAGATGGTCGCCGGCGAGGATGCCGAGACCCCCGGAATACTGCGGCAGGGCGGCCGTGATGCCGAACTCGGGGGAGAAATAAGCCACGGCTGCGGGCAGCCCCTCGGGCTGCGCCTGGTACCAGCGGTCACCGGTCAGATAGTCGTCCAGGTCGTCGGCAGCCGCGTTCAGCCGGCGCCGGAAGCGCCGGTCCCCGGCGAGTTCCGTGAGCCGCGCGGGCCGCACCCGGCCCAGCAGCCGCACCGGGTCGCACCCGGCGGCGCCCCACGCCTCCGGGTCGACGGACTGGAACAGATCGCGCGTCTCCGCATGCCATGACCAGCGCAGATTGTGCGCCAGTTCGCTCAGCGGCCGGAGGGGTTCGGGGAGAACGGGACGGACGGTGAACCGACGGATCGCCTTCACATGCCACCTCGGCGGGCGCGTTACGGGGTGAGACGCACGGCGGTGTACGTCTCGTCGTCCCTCTCGACGGTAGTGGTTACCGGAGCGTCGGTGGGGACGTCCCGGCAAGGGTGTCGGGCGTGGGGAGGCGGGCGCTGGGCACCCGTACAAGTGGGCCGGTCTGGTGGGTGGACATACGCGCGAGTAGTTAACAAAGTTCCGGATTGCCCACCCGAAAAGGATGGGAAGGCTCCTCCGGTACCCACCCCACAGGCATCACCCAGCACCGCCCGCAGGACCCACCTCCCCTGGTCATACACGTTGACGCGGACAGGAGCGGTCATGCCCGCCACGCACCATTCGTCAGCCGCCACGCAGACCTCGTCGGCCGCCGCGCGCGCCTCGTCGTCGTCCCCGCCGGGCACCGACCCGCCCCCGGGCGGCGCGCCCTCGGGGGCGGCGAAGAAGACAGCTGCCAGGAAACGCGCCAAGTCCCCTGCCGGGGCGCCGTCGAGGCAGGTCACCGCCGTCGGCCGCATCCCGGTCCTCGATGTACGCCCGGTGGTCCAGCACGGGCGCCGGCCCGCCAAGGCGGTGACCGGGGAGTCGTTCGAGGTCTCGGCCACCGTGTTCCGCGAGGGGCACGACGCGGTGGCGGCCAATGTGGTGCTGCGCGACCCCCGGGGCCGGCGCGGCCCCTGGACGCCGATGCGGGAACTCGCTCCGGGCACCGACCGCTGGGGCGCCACCGTCACGGCGGGGTCGCCCGGCCGCTGGACGTATACGGTCGAGGCGTGGGCCGACCCGCTCGGCACCTGGCGGCACCACGCGAGCATCAAGATCCCGGCCGGTCTGGACACCGAACTGGTGCTGGAGGAGGGCGCCCGGCTCTACGAGCGCGCCGCCGCCGGGGTCCCGAAGTCCCACCGGCGCACGGTCCTGGACGCGGCGGCCGTCCTGCGGGACGAGGACCGCCCGGCCCCCTGGCGGCTCGCGGAGGCGCTACGGCCCCCCGTGCGGGAGGTCCTGGACCGTTACCCGCTGCGGGAGTTGGTCACCGCCTCGGACCCGATGCCGCTGCTGGTCGAGCGGGAGCGGGCCCTGTACGGCTCCTGGTACGAGTTCTTCCCGCGCAGCGAGGGGACCGCCGAGCATCCGCACGGTACGTTCCGTACGGCGGCCCGGCGGCTGAAGCCGATCGCGGAGATGGGCTTCGACATCGTCTACCTGCCGCCGGTTCACCCGATCGGCAGCACCTTCCGCAAGGGCCCCAACAACACCCTCGGCGCCGGTCCGGACGACGTCGGCGTCCCCTGGGCGATCGGTTCCCCCGAGGGCGGGCACGACGCGGTCCACCCGGACCTCGGCACCATCGAGGACTTCGACCACTTCGTGGGCGAGGCGCGGAAGTCGGGCCTGGAGATCGCCCTGGACTTCGCCCTCCAGTGCTCCCCGGACCACCCCTGGGTGCAGAAGCACCCGGAGTGGTTCCACCACCGTCCGGACGGGACGATCGCCTACGCCGAGAACCCGCCGAAGAAGTACCAGGACATCTACCCGATCGCCTTCGACGCCGACATGGACGGGCTGATCGCGGAGACGGTCCGGGTGCTGCGGCACTGGATGGACCACGGGGTGCGGATCTTCCGCGTCGACAACCCCCACACCAAGCCGGTGGTGTTCTGGGAACGGGTCATCGCCGAGATCAACCGCAAGGACCCGGACGTGATCTTCCTGGCGGAGGCCTTCACCCGCCCCGCCATGATGCACACCCTCGCGCAGATCGGCTTCCAGCAGTCGTACACCTACTTCACCTGGCGCAACACGAAGCAGGAACTCACCGACTACCTCACCGAGTTGTCCGGCGAGAGCGCGGCCTACATGCGGCCCAACTTCTTCCCCAACACCCCGGACATCCTGCACGCCTACCTCCAGCACGGCGGTCGCCCCGCCTTCGAGGTGCGTGCCGTGCTCGCGGCGACCCTCTCCCCCGCCTGGGGCATCTACAGCGGCTACGAGCTGTGCGAGAACACCCCCCTGCGGGAAGGCGGCGAGGAGTACCGCGACTCCGAGAAGTACCAACTGCGGCCCCGGGACTGGGAGTCGGCCGAACGTGAGGGCCGTACGATCGCGCCGCTCATCACCCGCCTGAACGCCGCCAGAAGGCGCAGCCCCGCCCTGCGACAGCTGCGTGACCTGCACTTCCACCACGCCGACAAGGACGCGGTGATCGCCTACTCCAAGCGTGCGGGATCGAACACGGTTCTGGTCGTCGCCAACCTCGACCCCCACCACACCCAGGAGGCCACGGTCTCGTTGGACATGCCGCAACTCGGCCTGGAATGGCACGAGTCGGTGCCGGTGCGCGACGAGCTGACCGGCGAGACCTACCACTGGGGCAGGGCCAACTATGTGCGCCTCGAACCGGGCCGGCGCCCCGCGCACGTCTTCACCGTCCTGCGACCGTCCAACCCGCAGATCGGAGGGTCACCCACCATATGATCGTCAATGAGCCCGTCCCGGACACCTTCGCGGACACTCCCGCCCGGGACCGGGACCCGGACTGGTTCAAGCGTGCCGTCTTCTACGAGGTCCTGGTCCGCTCCTTCCAGGACAGCAACGGCGACGGCGTCGGCGACCTGAAGGGCCTGACCGCCAAGCTCGACTATCTCCAGTGGCTCGGCGTGGACTGCCTGTGGCTGCCGCCGTTCTTCAAGTCACCCCTGAGAGACGGCGGTTACGACGTCTCGGACTACACCGCCGTGCTCCCGGAGTTCGGTGACCTCGCCGACTTCGTGGAGTTCGTCGACGCGGCCCACCAGCGGGGCATGCGCGTGATCATCGACTTCGTCATGAACCACACCAGCGACCAGCACCCGTGGTTCCAGGAGTCCAGGCGGGACCCGGACGGGCCGTACGGCGACTACTACGTCTGGGCCGACGACGACAAGCAGTACCAGGACGCCCGCATCATCTTCGTGGACACCGAGGCGTCCAACTGGACGTACGACCCGGTACGCAAGCAGTACTACTGGCACCGCTTCTTCTCGCACCAGCCGGACCTCAACTACGAGAACCCGGCGGTGCAGGACGAGATGATCTCCGCGCTGAAGTTCTGGCTGGATCTCGGCATCGACGGGTTCCGGCTGGACGCGGTGCCGTATCTGTACCAGCGCGAGGGCACCAACTGCGAGAACCTGCCCGCGACCCACCAGTTCCTCAAGCGGGTCCGCAAGGAGATCGACACCCAGTACCCGGACACCGTGCTGCTGGCCGAGGCCAACCAGTGGCCCGAGGACGTGGTCGACTACTTCGGGGACTTCCCGAGCGGCGGCGACGAGTGCCACATGGCGTTCCACTTCCCGGTCATGCCGCGCATCTTCATGGCGGTACGACGGGAATCGCGCCACCCGGTCTCGGAGATCCTCGCCAAGACGCCCGCGATTCCCTCGGGCTGCCAGTGGGGCATCTTCCTGCGCAACCACGACGAGCTGACCCTGGAGATGGTCACCGACGAGGAACGCGACTACATGTGGGCGGAGTACGCCAAGGACCCCCGCATGCGCGCCAACATCGGCATCCGCCGCCGCCTCGCGCCGCTGCTCGACAACGACCGCAACCAGATCGAGCTGTTCACCGCCCTGCTGCTGTCCCTGCCCGGCTCGCCGATCCTCTACTACGGCGACGAGATCGGCATGGGCGACAACATCTGGCTCGGCGACCGCGACGCCGTCCGCACGCCGATGCAGTGGACCCCGGACCGCAACGCCGGTTTCTCCTCCAGCGATCCGGGGCGGCTCTTCCTGCCCACGATCATGGACCCGGTCTACGGCTACCAGGTCACCAACGTCGAGGCGTCGATGTCCTCGCCGTCCTCGCTGCTGCACTGGACCCGGCGCATGATCGAGATCCGCAAGCAGAACCCCGCCTTCGGACTCGGCTCGTACGACGAACTCCAGTCCTCCAACCCGGCGGTGCTCGCCTTCCTGCGCGAGTACGAGGACGACCTGGTGCTGTGCGTGCACAACTTCTCCCGCTTCGCCCAGCCCACCGAACTGGACCTGAGCCGCTTCGGCGGACGGCACCCGGTCGAGCTGTTCGGCGGGGTCCGCTTCCCCGCGGTGGGCGAACTGCCGTACCTGCTGACCCTGGCGGGACACGGCTTCTACTGGTTCCGGCTGCGTCGCGACCCGGCGTAGTACCGCCGCGCGGGGCGGCGGAGCGTTTCCGTCGCCCCGTCCCGGGCACCCATCAGTGACACCCCGACCAGATCCGGGGAAAGGACGTGACGCCCGTGACGGAAGCGGTCACCCCTTCGGCGAGCACCACCCTCGATTCACTGGCCCCCCTGCTGCGCGCCTGGCTGCCCCGGCAGCGCTGGTTCGCGGGCAAGGGCCGCCCGGTCACCGGGTTCACGCCCGTGGCCGTGACTCAACTCCTCCCCCGCAACAGCAGATTGGAGCTGTACCACGTCCTGCTGCGCGTCCACCAGCCACCGGAGTCCGCGCACCCCGGCGACTGCTACCAGCTCCTCATAGGCGCGCGCGAGGCGCTGCCACCCCGGCTGGCGCCCGCGCTGATCGGCCATGCGACCCAGGGCCCGCTCGCCGGACGCACGGTGTACGACGCCCTGTACGACCGCCGGCCCGCCGAGGTGCTCCTGGAGGCCCTGCGCACCGGGGCCCGCGTCGGGGGGCTGCGCTTCGAGCGGGACCCGCGGCAGGAGATCCGGCCCCATCTGGTGGCCCGGATGCTGGCCGCCGAGCAGTCCAACTCCTCGGTGGTCTATGGAGATACGTTTATTCTCAAGCTGTTCCGGCGGGTCGTCCCCGGCGTCAACCCCGATCTGGAACTGCCGCTGGCACTGGCCCGCGAGGGCTGCCCCCGGGTGCCCGCGCCGACCGCGTGGCTGCACACCGAGCTGGACGAACAGCCGTACGTACTGGCGGTGTTGCAGCCGTTCGTCAGCGGTGCCGCCGATGGCTGGGAGCTGGCGCTGCGCGAGCTGGCCAAGGGCGAGGACTTCACCATGGAGGCGCGGGCGCTGGGCCGGGCCACGGCCGAGGTGCACACCGCGCTGGCCCGCGCCCTGCCGACGGTCACCCTCGGCCCCGCCCAACTCGGGCCGCTGG is a genomic window of Streptomyces sp. WP-1 containing:
- a CDS encoding phosphotransferase, with amino-acid sequence MTEAVTPSASTTLDSLAPLLRAWLPRQRWFAGKGRPVTGFTPVAVTQLLPRNSRLELYHVLLRVHQPPESAHPGDCYQLLIGAREALPPRLAPALIGHATQGPLAGRTVYDALYDRRPAEVLLEALRTGARVGGLRFERDPRQEIRPHLVARMLAAEQSNSSVVYGDTFILKLFRRVVPGVNPDLELPLALAREGCPRVPAPTAWLHTELDEQPYVLAVLQPFVSGAADGWELALRELAKGEDFTMEARALGRATAEVHTALARALPTVTLGPAQLGPLVDQMTERLAAAVQAVPALLPYEPGLRSAYTALAELAGGGRTWTAQRIHGDLHLGQCLRAPSGEWSLIDFEGEPARPPAERRLPQPTARDIAGMLRSFDYAACSASSAPARWAHDCRAAYCSGYAEVSGSDPRTDPVLLRAFETDKAVYEVVYEARHRPDWLPVPLSAIRRLAVSDPH